One window from the genome of Erwinia sorbitola encodes:
- a CDS encoding DUF2946 family protein yields the protein MSLISFSITRSRLAAWLGLLAILLLFIAPVISKSLAQARGSDSMMMHHGMMMEMSDMPDMPDMSPPPGAAVPQEHHPMSMMDDNACGYCVLLAHLPLDLLTLPQLWWSLQAAALPDVPLFQPVVARFVPRFFHPRAPPPAMVSRSVS from the coding sequence GTGTCACTGATCTCATTCTCTATCACCCGTAGTCGCCTTGCCGCCTGGCTAGGTCTGCTGGCGATACTGCTGCTGTTTATTGCTCCGGTGATCTCAAAATCACTGGCGCAGGCGCGTGGCAGCGATAGCATGATGATGCATCATGGGATGATGATGGAGATGTCTGACATGCCAGATATGCCAGATATGTCACCTCCGCCCGGTGCTGCTGTTCCTCAGGAACATCATCCGATGTCGATGATGGATGACAATGCCTGCGGCTACTGTGTACTGCTGGCGCATCTGCCCCTTGACCTGCTGACGCTGCCGCAGCTGTGGTGGTCGTTACAGGCCGCAGCCCTGCCGGATGTGCCGCTGTTTCAGCCCGTCGTTGCCCGTTTTGTTCCGCGTTTCTTTCATCCCCGCGCCCCGCCGCCCGCCATGGTTTCACGTTCAGTCAGTTAA
- a CDS encoding ShlB/FhaC/HecB family hemolysin secretion/activation protein, giving the protein MLRIASEKDGITPARLSSLAIIISLFHTGNVAAATPGDQQLINQQERQRAIERQLAPPTPDVRLQPPGSFFSHIQFPAEQPCFALQQIELQGREAFPQWMPLQKLADEAKGQCLGGKGINLLMSALQNRLVDHGYVTARVLAPPQDLNSGSLKLLLVPGRVRNVRLTPDSDRYIQLYTALPARSGELLDLRDIEQGLENLQRLPTVQADMQIVPGEEPGESDINVSWKQSRHWRLGANLDDSGSKSTGRYQGGLTLYIDNPLSLSDMFYVSAGGDLQQKGDKNSKNTLIHYSVPFGYWNTGVTFSDYDFRQSGQGTGFDYSYSGKTKSVNWQLGRVLHRSGSQKTSFTYEVMTRESSNYINDTEILQQHRQTAAWRLGLQHRHYIGPATLDAGVSYQRGTRWFGAEPAPEESFGEGTGLAKIIQLSLQLDAPFQMWGQSFRYNGQFQRQMTHSPLTPQDQMSIGNRWTVRGFDGEYTLNGDEGWFVRNDIAWSTPLPNQELYLGADYGEVKGGIDYQVGRHLAGGVIGLRGNAFNTGYDLFAGVPFSKPDGFRTSPVSLGFNLSWQY; this is encoded by the coding sequence ATGCTACGGATTGCGTCTGAAAAAGACGGGATAACTCCTGCTCGTCTCAGCAGTTTGGCCATTATTATCAGTTTATTTCACACAGGTAATGTGGCCGCAGCCACGCCTGGCGATCAGCAATTAATTAACCAGCAGGAGCGTCAGCGCGCAATTGAACGTCAGCTGGCTCCGCCAACACCAGACGTACGTTTACAGCCCCCGGGAAGTTTCTTTAGCCATATCCAGTTCCCTGCGGAACAGCCCTGTTTTGCCCTGCAACAGATTGAGTTACAGGGGAGAGAGGCGTTTCCACAGTGGATGCCGCTGCAAAAGCTGGCCGATGAGGCAAAGGGGCAGTGCCTGGGCGGAAAAGGTATCAATCTGCTGATGAGTGCCTTGCAGAACCGCCTGGTCGACCACGGTTATGTCACCGCCCGCGTGCTGGCACCGCCGCAGGATCTTAACAGCGGTAGTCTGAAACTGTTGCTGGTGCCGGGCAGGGTGCGCAATGTACGCCTGACGCCAGATAGCGACCGCTATATTCAGCTCTATACCGCACTGCCTGCCCGTTCAGGGGAGCTGCTGGATCTGCGTGATATCGAGCAGGGGCTGGAAAACCTACAGCGCTTGCCGACGGTGCAGGCGGATATGCAGATTGTGCCCGGTGAAGAGCCTGGCGAAAGCGATATCAACGTCAGCTGGAAGCAGTCGCGTCACTGGCGGCTGGGTGCCAACCTTGATGACTCAGGCAGTAAAAGCACCGGGCGCTATCAGGGGGGACTGACCCTCTACATCGACAACCCTTTATCACTTAGCGATATGTTTTACGTCTCTGCCGGCGGCGATTTACAGCAGAAGGGCGATAAGAACAGCAAAAACACCCTGATTCACTACTCCGTGCCTTTCGGTTACTGGAACACCGGCGTGACCTTCAGCGATTACGATTTCCGCCAGTCCGGGCAGGGTACGGGTTTCGACTATAGCTACAGCGGTAAAACCAAAAGCGTGAACTGGCAGCTCGGGCGCGTACTGCACCGCAGCGGCAGTCAGAAAACCTCCTTTACCTATGAGGTGATGACGCGCGAGTCCAGCAACTACATCAATGATACAGAGATCCTGCAACAGCACCGGCAGACCGCTGCATGGCGCCTGGGTTTACAGCATCGTCACTATATCGGCCCGGCCACTCTGGATGCCGGGGTGAGCTATCAGCGCGGTACTCGCTGGTTCGGTGCGGAACCCGCGCCGGAAGAGAGTTTTGGCGAAGGCACCGGGCTGGCGAAAATTATTCAGCTTTCCCTGCAGCTGGATGCTCCTTTCCAGATGTGGGGGCAGTCATTCCGTTATAACGGGCAGTTCCAGCGCCAGATGACCCACTCTCCGCTGACGCCGCAGGATCAGATGTCTATCGGTAACCGCTGGACAGTGCGCGGTTTCGACGGCGAATACACGCTTAATGGTGATGAGGGCTGGTTTGTCCGCAACGACATTGCCTGGAGCACCCCGCTGCCTAATCAGGAGCTCTACCTCGGCGCTGACTATGGCGAAGTGAAGGGCGGGATTGATTATCAGGTCGGCCGCCATCTGGCGGGGGGAGTTATCGGCCTGCGAGGTAACGCGTTTAATACCGGTTACGACCTGTTTGCGGGGGTGCCGTTCTCTAAACCGGACGGTTTTCGCACCAGCCCGGTATCCCTCGGTTTCAACCTGAGCTGGCAATACTGA
- a CDS encoding PepSY-associated TM helix domain-containing protein → MEETMSENIRHAATHATRTRSTLIPLLRRLHFYIGLFIAPFIFVAALTGTLYVLTPQLENTLYHSQLFTASTGEDRPLSEQIATATAIMGHETHIAAVRPAPHSGETTRVMFSAADLGPSESRAVFIDPKTLEIRGALTVYGTSGVLPLRTWLDYLHRSLLLGDFGRNYSELAASWLWIAALGGVVLWATSRTPRRKTLRAKPTPAQRLAGQRHWHTTLGLLLLLGLIFFSATGLTWSRWAGDNISLLRSHFGWMTPSVNTALHPASAMAMDMPLDEHAEHKGHMMMAHDAVPAAVSPAQFDAVLQAARAAGIDAAKLEIRPSYRADKAWTVNEIDRSWPTQVDSVAVDPQSNAVIDKVEFANFGMLAKLTRWGVDAHMGVLFGVANQLVLALFGSGLCVMIVFGYRMWWLRRPQKGQVSPLDTLMGCWQPLSISARFLLLTLTLIAAVCLPVMGLSLLMLLGVDLWRWRKAIS, encoded by the coding sequence ATGGAAGAGACTATGTCAGAAAATATCCGGCACGCGGCCACGCACGCCACCCGCACCCGTAGTACGCTGATCCCGCTGCTGCGTCGCCTGCATTTCTATATCGGGCTGTTTATTGCACCGTTTATCTTTGTTGCGGCGCTGACCGGCACGCTGTATGTGCTCACCCCTCAGCTGGAAAATACACTCTATCACTCCCAGTTATTCACCGCGTCAACCGGGGAAGATCGCCCGCTTTCGGAGCAAATTGCTACTGCAACTGCCATTATGGGCCATGAAACTCATATCGCTGCCGTGCGCCCTGCTCCTCATTCTGGTGAAACCACCCGCGTGATGTTTTCCGCAGCCGATCTCGGCCCATCGGAAAGCCGGGCAGTATTTATTGACCCGAAAACCCTTGAGATCCGCGGCGCGCTGACGGTATACGGCACCAGCGGGGTGCTGCCACTGCGTACCTGGCTGGACTATCTGCACCGCAGCCTGCTGCTGGGCGATTTCGGCCGCAACTACAGTGAGCTGGCGGCGAGCTGGTTATGGATTGCAGCACTTGGCGGTGTCGTACTCTGGGCCACCAGCCGTACACCGCGCCGTAAAACGTTACGGGCCAAACCCACGCCCGCCCAGCGCCTGGCCGGTCAGCGTCACTGGCACACCACGCTCGGCCTGCTGCTGTTGCTGGGTCTGATATTCTTCTCCGCCACCGGACTGACCTGGTCGCGCTGGGCGGGGGATAATATCTCCCTGCTGCGCAGCCATTTTGGCTGGATGACTCCCTCGGTGAACACCGCGCTGCATCCCGCATCAGCGATGGCAATGGATATGCCGCTGGATGAACACGCGGAGCATAAGGGCCATATGATGATGGCTCATGACGCGGTACCGGCGGCGGTCAGCCCGGCACAGTTTGATGCGGTACTGCAAGCGGCGCGGGCTGCCGGGATTGATGCGGCGAAGCTGGAGATCCGACCATCATATCGGGCAGATAAAGCCTGGACAGTAAATGAGATCGACCGCAGCTGGCCGACTCAGGTCGATAGCGTAGCGGTTGATCCGCAGAGTAACGCGGTGATCGATAAAGTAGAGTTCGCCAACTTCGGCATGCTGGCAAAGCTGACGCGCTGGGGGGTGGATGCGCATATGGGGGTGCTGTTCGGCGTGGCGAATCAGCTGGTGCTGGCACTATTCGGTTCCGGGCTGTGCGTGATGATTGTGTTCGGTTATCGCATGTGGTGGCTGCGTCGCCCGCAGAAAGGACAGGTTTCGCCGCTGGATACGCTGATGGGCTGCTGGCAACCGCTATCAATCAGCGCTCGTTTTCTGCTGCTGACACTCACGCTGATTGCCGCAGTTTGTTTACCGGTGATGGGATTGAGTTTGCTGATGTTGCTGGGAGTGGATCTGTGGAGATGGCGGAAAGCGATTAGCTGA